The following proteins are co-located in the Longimicrobium sp. genome:
- a CDS encoding DsbA family protein — MPRPAPAKQRRSLTPFYVLLGLVLVAGLGVLATQLIGTKSEGANQGVRVTLTPDQLQRVKGISRGREDAPITIYEFADFQCPHCAEFAWKLEPVIVDSLVNTGKARYVFFEFPLGFKWSFLSARSGRCANEQGKFWEYHQIIFARQTEWAFDKDPAAKFTGYATQAGLDGAKFEECVRSDRYVREVSESAQLAQSLGVQGTPTLFINGRKIETPSSYRDLAVQVRAIAPGAFGAAPAPASPVTAPADSPAAAAAAPAGT; from the coding sequence GTGCCCCGACCCGCGCCCGCGAAGCAGCGGCGGTCGCTCACGCCCTTCTACGTCCTGCTGGGCCTCGTGCTCGTGGCGGGCCTCGGCGTGCTGGCCACGCAGCTCATCGGCACCAAGAGCGAGGGCGCCAACCAGGGCGTGCGCGTCACGCTCACCCCCGACCAGCTCCAGCGCGTCAAGGGGATCTCGCGCGGCCGCGAGGACGCGCCCATCACCATCTACGAGTTCGCCGACTTCCAGTGCCCGCACTGCGCCGAGTTCGCGTGGAAGCTCGAGCCGGTGATCGTCGACTCGCTGGTGAACACGGGGAAGGCGCGCTACGTGTTCTTCGAGTTCCCGCTGGGCTTCAAGTGGAGCTTCCTCTCCGCGCGCTCGGGCCGCTGCGCCAACGAGCAGGGCAAGTTCTGGGAGTACCACCAGATCATCTTCGCCCGGCAGACCGAGTGGGCGTTCGACAAGGACCCCGCCGCCAAGTTCACCGGCTACGCGACGCAGGCCGGGCTCGACGGCGCGAAGTTCGAGGAGTGCGTGCGCTCCGACCGGTACGTGCGCGAGGTGTCGGAGAGCGCGCAGCTGGCCCAGTCGCTGGGCGTGCAGGGGACGCCCACGCTCTTCATCAACGGCCGCAAGATCGAGACGCCCAGCAGCTACCGCGACCTGGCCGTGCAGGTGCGCGCCATCGCGCCGGGCGCGTTCGGCGCTGCGCCCGCCCCGGCCTCGCCTGTGACGGCGCCGGCCGACTCGCCGGCGGCGGCGGCCGCCGCGCCGGCCGGCACGTGA
- a CDS encoding vitamin K epoxide reductase family protein, with protein MDAPARTPDEEEYAAPPVTRMAIAVLALVGLLVAAYLSLYKLGLIGGLTCTVGSCEQVQQSPWATFLGLPVSIWGLGAYAVILTVAVLGLQPRFVEARWVPLALFGMAAVGVAFSGYLTYIEAFVIEMWCMYCVISAILITLIFFLSIPGLRRAR; from the coding sequence ATGGACGCCCCCGCGCGCACGCCCGACGAGGAGGAGTACGCCGCGCCGCCGGTCACGCGCATGGCCATCGCCGTGCTGGCGCTGGTCGGGCTGCTCGTGGCCGCCTACCTGTCGCTGTACAAGCTCGGCCTGATCGGCGGGCTGACGTGCACGGTGGGAAGCTGCGAGCAGGTGCAGCAGTCGCCCTGGGCCACCTTCCTGGGGCTCCCCGTCTCCATCTGGGGGCTGGGCGCGTACGCGGTGATCCTCACCGTGGCCGTGCTCGGGCTGCAGCCGCGCTTCGTGGAGGCGCGGTGGGTGCCGCTGGCGCTGTTCGGGATGGCCGCGGTGGGAGTGGCGTTCTCGGGGTACCTGACCTACATCGAGGCGTTCGTGATCGAGATGTGGTGCATGTACTGCGTGATCTCGGCCATCCTCATCACCCTGATCTTCTTCCTGTCCATCCCCGGGCTGAGGCGGGCCCGGTGA
- a CDS encoding thioredoxin domain-containing protein: MTTHRSARRTRLAATLAAGAVALLSAVAACAQGGGQAGNAASAGAARGLPPLDSVLNRASTARQKGPSDAKVTVIEVSDFQCPYCKMFYDSTYRRFDSAYVKTGRVRMVYINYPLPMHNQAFAAAKAAMCAGAQGKFWEMHDLLFGRQREWADQQDAPQRFTRFATELRLDAAQYRDCYDNDRVSPLITNDLTQAASAGINSTPTFVINREKMLNGAIPFAELAAEVDSAIARQSGTPPAGAPPPTPPPTAPRP, encoded by the coding sequence GTGACCACACATCGCTCCGCGCGCCGCACGCGCCTGGCCGCCACCCTCGCGGCCGGCGCGGTGGCGCTCCTCTCGGCCGTCGCCGCCTGCGCGCAGGGCGGCGGCCAGGCGGGGAACGCCGCCAGCGCCGGCGCCGCGCGCGGGCTGCCGCCGCTGGACTCGGTGCTGAACCGCGCCAGCACCGCCCGCCAGAAGGGCCCGTCCGACGCCAAGGTCACGGTGATCGAGGTGTCGGACTTCCAGTGCCCGTACTGCAAGATGTTCTACGACAGCACCTACCGACGCTTCGACAGCGCGTACGTGAAGACGGGGCGCGTGCGGATGGTGTACATCAACTACCCCCTTCCCATGCACAACCAGGCGTTCGCGGCGGCCAAGGCGGCCATGTGCGCGGGCGCGCAGGGGAAGTTCTGGGAGATGCACGACCTGCTCTTCGGTCGCCAGCGCGAGTGGGCCGACCAGCAGGACGCGCCGCAGCGCTTCACCCGCTTCGCCACGGAGCTGCGGCTCGACGCGGCGCAGTACCGCGACTGCTACGACAACGACCGCGTCTCACCGCTGATCACGAACGACCTGACCCAGGCCGCCAGCGCGGGGATCAACTCCACGCCGACCTTCGTCATCAACCGCGAGAAGATGCTGAACGGCGCCATCCCCTTCGCCGAGCTGGCGGCGGAGGTGGATTCCGCCATCGCCCGGCAGAGCGGCACTCCGCCGGCCGGCGCCCCGCCGCCCACGCCGCCTCCAACCGCGCCGCGGCCATAA